In Chitinophaga nivalis, a single genomic region encodes these proteins:
- a CDS encoding LamG-like jellyroll fold domain-containing protein, translating to MKKMLLLFFGCCMCTLLLHAQLPGPREKDYRILHVNKKFTPPKGYTANDVDIRAAGTGGVQFTGDQYFLVQFEQLPTAGQREQLQQMGITLLDYFPNLAYYAHFRREIRSDRLRNFGVRTILPIDESFKLAEDLYTGRIPSHAKKGRQVEVTVMSYANAVAKEVEPALGRYGTITGKPTALQWTVLVSPEQLTELAGIKAIKYIEPVAAAPEPEKDNKEIKPEDIFSNDHGRSNFLNSGFGGLLYNGAGVNVMVRENGMHKGPDLQGRVMDGSNQPGEPTSHSSGVAGYLGSAGNINPRDRSNAWGANILGISGQNTYTLYDDPAKKIRVTNMSYGWTNDAASYSSLSAEHDNFIRTRPEAMLVYSSGNDGGDTAIGGKYNGLIGWANITGMPKHAKNLLTVSGTDYEDNFLEWTCKGPAYDGRIKPELTIEGVGGTSFAAPKVSGIFAILHQAFKTETAAATAPAALIKAILLNTADDIYNPGIDYKTGFGRPNVRRAYQTIKNRQYATEKITQGGQKSFPITVPAGTTQVRVLLYWHDYEATPGAAQALVNDLDLTVEDPGGNVALPWGLDTTATAIRLNALPTRKADHINNEEQVTIDQPVAGTYTLYVDGFNVPQGPQEFYVVYEFLQEEVVLSYPLGGESMGAGQEEYIRWDAFGTPGTFDLEYSVNNGNTWDTIATGIAAGRRQWKWTVPELAGKVLVRIKRGSQHSVSGAVSVMPVPASFKIDWVCDNALQLSWNKLPQTGVQYEIFKLGEKYMEQIGTTTDTIFGVNAPDAAAEEWYAVRAVGTGGVVGLRCNAVKKSTGLFKCNSVITGTAFGVRKDSVLLTGRVNALGKTLTQVAFEYGPTTAYGQTFAIPGTFTGTSFVPLEQQVPIQLRSGDTWHYRLKGALNGEAVYGEDRTFQPAPGNAMKFNGAETITLGSNDAVNGNKPRTIECWVKTSVYNADGGVITLPGSTGTTRGDFTLATNGADNQWKLSLWSVTRTYTLPDNKNEWHHMAITYDPANTTAILYYDGILWDTWNTGGPLTTLPGNMRLGTRSNGSAFYYNGEVDEVRIWRTVRTAAEIREHMHHPLTGTESGLVSYLNFDNPELFSYDIVSKKELAQTGALQKIKTSYPFGIGQTVTGLEAAGSQVFGAGVDVTAAYKTQDAQQVSFTKIALTSAPLNGFSATSSRIDSSFWIGHRYATTAGPLEMALTFKLKDTLPEYRPGKILLFTRKPYAAGQWQYTGTADAADSITNTVTLQRQSAYWQYLLMRDDHPFAYATVDSLVLADARAGAVTGSQYFSLSGANLPDTIQVKVPAGYQLSANDTAYMHAAETLRLATTGGALKDTKVFVRFAPAAGGSYEGALQILAGTTVLDSIFLKQEAVAVETTAGKALAFDGNGDYLEIQNLNWQPTEFTIEWWLKPKSFKNYNQSIGNGWGSFLAHADNSGGLNIGVANNAASRLQVAGAYTALNTWHHYAYTFKNGAAKIYRDGKLMDSKTGSAAPPNWSIFRIGANTGDAIDGELEEFRMWTTARTQQQIREGMHLTLTGAEPDLKLCLQFQEAQRGVVDISNNGYPVRLYNAVRVASTAPVAAGVSETQAITAAGVTDFTRTGVRLEMAATGTVPNGDVVVSRLYAAPADNLIPAAIDSSYWIINNYGSNATFTGLNKLTLYHIDGLSTTGPASYRLYRRPFNADGATWQLQGRTPDAAGHQVTYTFTAADAAVVFGQLAINRISGQSQVDTVAGQAYAFQGSNTGLKLQDLSWQPTVFTIEWWLKARTARDWNQQIGNGWGSFLMHANNDGSMSLGVANNAASRIEIPGAFNDLDTWHHYAYTFDQGKVNVYRDGILAGTQTASAFPARWTGFYVSGQEGDGIDGALDEFRIWSTARTVTEIRENMYHPVAAGTPGLKAYLQGQGQPGAGYFTEVSPNAYMVVADSDVKREASAVPVAMGVSRSATVQQAGRYVFDQTGLVLDYAATGSYPKGEVVVSRLQATPYAAPVGDKPVAGYWVVRNYGDSAAAAIAAITWPGVADSLLNQQLQQRSFLATGTWQAGGYGRPDTATGVVVTGPTTDIRNSQLVLVATNNAAPVFTVPADRVVVKDDSCRYQADPAQTGVPQQVKDDTDTLPLIRYIDNRIAGTCAGEDVIARTWQVTDHAGRTATQVQRITGKDTTAPLIRCKTAMQRSAGSGGCTYRAAGNELDVTATDNCSAIGYAYTLQGATQGSGAGTLNGVAFNAGATTITWTAKDVCGNKAVCQYTLTVNSGQLAVSIPAAYTVSPGGNAHTIYLGYGPGVIRLAAQVAGGRAPYTFRWSAGGTTAAVRVSPAIPGVYRYDVTVTDANGCTANTAVDVTVMDIRCSSRKVRVCHYKGCGDNGKELCIPAMAVPAHLAAGCRLGSCNRGDISGKEMPVSENETGWVVTISPNPATQYFTVTLPEGGALVTVRVYDMQGKRLEEISSADRVIRFGERCIPGTYIVEVIQGSKRKTMNVIKL from the coding sequence ATGAAAAAAATGCTACTATTATTTTTCGGGTGTTGTATGTGTACCCTGTTGTTACACGCACAGCTACCCGGTCCCCGGGAGAAGGACTACCGTATTCTCCATGTCAATAAAAAGTTTACCCCTCCGAAAGGATATACTGCCAACGATGTAGATATCCGCGCTGCCGGTACCGGCGGGGTACAATTTACCGGCGATCAGTATTTCCTGGTACAGTTTGAACAGTTGCCCACAGCTGGCCAAAGGGAACAGTTACAGCAAATGGGCATTACCCTGCTGGATTATTTTCCCAACCTCGCCTATTATGCACACTTTCGCAGGGAAATTCGCTCTGATCGGTTGCGCAACTTCGGCGTCAGAACGATTCTGCCAATAGATGAAAGCTTTAAACTCGCGGAAGACCTGTATACTGGCAGGATTCCCTCGCATGCTAAAAAAGGCCGGCAGGTAGAAGTCACAGTGATGTCATATGCCAATGCAGTAGCGAAGGAAGTAGAACCGGCATTGGGGCGCTATGGTACCATTACCGGCAAACCCACTGCTTTGCAATGGACCGTGCTGGTATCGCCCGAGCAACTGACGGAACTGGCAGGCATAAAGGCCATCAAGTATATAGAACCTGTGGCTGCCGCACCGGAACCGGAAAAAGACAACAAGGAAATAAAGCCGGAAGACATTTTCAGTAATGATCACGGCCGCTCCAACTTCCTCAATTCCGGCTTTGGTGGCTTATTGTACAATGGCGCCGGCGTAAATGTAATGGTACGTGAAAACGGCATGCACAAAGGCCCGGATCTGCAGGGCCGGGTGATGGATGGCTCCAATCAGCCAGGAGAACCCACTTCCCATTCCTCCGGCGTGGCCGGCTATCTGGGCAGTGCCGGCAATATCAATCCGCGGGATCGCTCCAATGCCTGGGGCGCCAATATCCTGGGCATATCCGGGCAAAATACCTATACGTTGTATGATGATCCCGCCAAAAAAATCCGCGTAACAAATATGTCCTATGGCTGGACGAATGATGCCGCCAGCTACAGCAGCCTGTCTGCGGAGCACGACAATTTCATCCGTACCCGGCCGGAAGCGATGTTGGTATATTCTTCCGGCAACGATGGCGGCGACACAGCTATTGGCGGCAAATACAATGGATTAATCGGCTGGGCCAATATCACAGGTATGCCGAAACATGCGAAAAACCTGCTCACAGTAAGTGGTACCGACTATGAAGATAATTTCCTGGAATGGACCTGTAAAGGCCCGGCCTATGATGGCCGTATCAAACCGGAGCTGACCATTGAAGGCGTCGGCGGTACTTCATTTGCAGCCCCTAAAGTATCGGGTATCTTTGCCATCCTGCACCAGGCGTTTAAAACGGAAACGGCGGCTGCTACTGCGCCGGCCGCCCTGATAAAAGCCATCTTACTGAATACGGCAGATGATATATACAACCCCGGTATCGATTATAAAACGGGGTTTGGCCGCCCGAATGTGCGCCGTGCCTATCAGACCATCAAAAACAGGCAATATGCTACGGAGAAGATCACCCAGGGCGGACAGAAAAGTTTTCCGATCACGGTACCAGCAGGTACCACGCAGGTAAGGGTATTGCTCTATTGGCACGACTATGAAGCTACGCCTGGCGCTGCGCAGGCATTGGTCAACGACCTGGATCTGACGGTGGAAGATCCTGGTGGCAATGTAGCGTTACCCTGGGGCCTGGATACCACTGCTACGGCTATACGCCTGAATGCACTACCCACGAGAAAAGCAGATCATATCAACAACGAAGAACAGGTGACCATCGATCAGCCGGTAGCGGGTACTTATACTTTATATGTAGATGGATTTAACGTGCCGCAGGGACCACAGGAATTTTATGTGGTATACGAATTCCTGCAGGAAGAAGTAGTACTGAGTTATCCGCTGGGAGGTGAATCCATGGGCGCCGGGCAGGAAGAATATATCCGCTGGGATGCATTTGGTACGCCCGGAACCTTTGACCTCGAGTATTCCGTTAACAACGGCAATACCTGGGATACCATTGCTACCGGTATTGCCGCCGGCCGCCGCCAATGGAAATGGACGGTTCCTGAGCTGGCCGGAAAGGTGCTGGTGCGCATAAAAAGAGGGAGCCAGCACAGTGTATCCGGCGCCGTGAGTGTAATGCCGGTACCCGCCAGTTTTAAAATAGACTGGGTTTGTGATAATGCCTTGCAGCTGTCGTGGAATAAATTGCCGCAGACCGGTGTACAATACGAAATATTTAAGCTGGGAGAAAAATACATGGAGCAGATAGGTACCACCACGGATACCATTTTTGGCGTCAATGCGCCCGATGCCGCAGCAGAAGAATGGTATGCGGTAAGGGCGGTGGGTACCGGCGGTGTAGTAGGGCTGCGTTGTAACGCCGTCAAAAAAAGTACAGGGTTGTTTAAGTGCAACAGTGTAATTACCGGTACGGCTTTCGGGGTAAGAAAAGATTCGGTATTGCTGACGGGTAGAGTGAACGCCCTGGGTAAAACGCTCACGCAGGTGGCGTTTGAATATGGCCCTACTACTGCATATGGCCAGACCTTTGCGATACCGGGAACGTTTACGGGAACCAGTTTCGTCCCATTGGAACAACAGGTTCCCATACAGCTACGCTCCGGTGACACCTGGCACTATCGCCTGAAAGGCGCCCTGAACGGAGAGGCAGTGTATGGCGAAGACCGCACGTTCCAGCCGGCGCCGGGTAATGCCATGAAGTTCAACGGGGCTGAAACCATCACCCTCGGCTCCAATGATGCGGTAAATGGCAACAAACCCAGAACCATCGAATGCTGGGTAAAAACAAGTGTATATAATGCCGATGGAGGGGTGATTACCCTGCCGGGAAGCACGGGTACCACCCGGGGCGATTTTACCCTGGCTACCAATGGCGCCGATAACCAGTGGAAGTTGTCGCTGTGGAGTGTAACGCGTACGTATACACTGCCGGACAACAAAAACGAATGGCACCATATGGCCATTACCTACGATCCGGCCAATACGACGGCTATCCTGTATTACGATGGCATCCTGTGGGATACCTGGAATACTGGTGGCCCGCTGACTACCTTACCCGGCAATATGAGACTGGGTACGCGTTCCAATGGCAGCGCCTTTTATTACAACGGAGAAGTAGATGAAGTCCGGATCTGGCGTACCGTACGTACGGCGGCAGAAATCCGGGAACATATGCATCACCCGCTGACAGGTACAGAGTCAGGGTTGGTGAGTTACCTTAATTTTGATAACCCGGAGTTGTTCAGCTATGATATCGTCAGTAAAAAAGAACTGGCACAAACGGGTGCTTTGCAGAAAATAAAAACCAGTTATCCTTTTGGTATCGGTCAGACGGTCACCGGATTGGAAGCCGCGGGTAGTCAGGTATTCGGAGCAGGGGTGGATGTCACCGCCGCATACAAAACACAGGATGCCCAACAGGTGTCTTTCACCAAAATAGCGCTTACCTCCGCACCACTGAACGGATTTTCCGCTACATCTTCACGCATCGACAGCAGCTTCTGGATCGGTCATCGTTATGCAACTACCGCCGGACCACTGGAGATGGCGCTTACGTTTAAGCTAAAAGATACGCTGCCCGAATACCGGCCGGGGAAGATATTATTGTTTACCCGTAAACCTTATGCTGCCGGCCAATGGCAGTATACCGGTACGGCGGATGCCGCAGACAGTATCACCAATACAGTAACGCTACAACGGCAATCCGCTTATTGGCAATACCTGTTGATGAGAGATGATCATCCTTTTGCATATGCTACGGTAGATTCACTGGTATTGGCTGATGCAAGAGCAGGTGCAGTGACGGGGTCCCAGTACTTCAGCCTGTCCGGCGCCAACCTGCCGGATACCATACAGGTGAAAGTGCCAGCGGGCTACCAGCTGTCTGCTAACGATACCGCCTATATGCACGCCGCGGAAACGCTCCGCCTGGCTACTACCGGCGGGGCATTGAAAGACACGAAAGTATTCGTGCGTTTTGCGCCGGCAGCCGGCGGTAGCTATGAAGGGGCGTTACAGATCCTCGCAGGTACTACCGTATTGGACAGCATCTTCCTGAAACAGGAAGCCGTGGCCGTAGAAACAACAGCGGGTAAGGCCCTTGCCTTTGATGGAAATGGCGATTACCTGGAGATACAAAACCTGAACTGGCAACCTACCGAATTCACCATTGAGTGGTGGCTGAAACCGAAGTCCTTCAAGAATTATAATCAAAGCATCGGAAACGGCTGGGGATCGTTCCTGGCGCATGCCGACAATAGTGGCGGGCTGAATATCGGCGTGGCCAATAATGCAGCTTCCCGCTTACAGGTGGCAGGCGCCTATACCGCGCTGAATACCTGGCACCATTACGCCTATACGTTTAAAAACGGTGCGGCGAAAATTTACCGCGATGGTAAACTGATGGATAGCAAAACCGGGTCGGCGGCGCCGCCCAACTGGTCCATCTTCCGTATCGGCGCTAATACCGGCGATGCCATAGATGGGGAGCTGGAAGAGTTCCGTATGTGGACAACGGCCAGAACACAGCAACAGATACGGGAAGGCATGCACCTCACCCTTACGGGGGCGGAACCGGACCTGAAGTTATGTCTGCAGTTCCAGGAGGCACAGCGGGGCGTAGTGGATATTTCCAATAATGGTTACCCGGTACGGTTGTACAATGCAGTAAGAGTGGCGTCTACAGCGCCTGTAGCCGCAGGGGTGAGTGAAACCCAGGCGATCACCGCTGCCGGCGTGACAGACTTTACCCGCACCGGTGTACGCCTGGAGATGGCCGCCACGGGTACTGTTCCCAACGGCGATGTGGTGGTGAGCCGGTTGTACGCGGCGCCTGCGGATAATCTGATACCTGCGGCTATCGACAGCAGTTACTGGATTATCAATAATTATGGCAGCAATGCTACGTTTACCGGATTAAATAAACTGACGTTGTATCATATAGATGGACTGTCAACTACAGGGCCGGCCAGCTACCGGTTGTATCGTCGTCCGTTTAATGCGGATGGCGCTACCTGGCAGCTGCAGGGCCGTACGCCGGATGCTGCCGGCCATCAGGTAACGTATACCTTCACGGCAGCCGATGCTGCCGTTGTCTTCGGGCAGCTGGCGATCAACCGTATCAGTGGCCAGTCGCAGGTAGATACGGTAGCCGGACAGGCCTATGCCTTCCAGGGTAGCAATACCGGATTAAAGCTACAAGACCTCAGCTGGCAACCAACTGTATTTACTATTGAATGGTGGCTGAAAGCCCGTACGGCAAGAGATTGGAACCAGCAGATAGGCAATGGCTGGGGAAGTTTTCTGATGCATGCCAATAACGATGGTAGCATGAGCCTGGGCGTAGCCAATAATGCGGCTTCCCGCATTGAAATTCCTGGTGCATTCAATGACCTCGACACCTGGCACCACTATGCCTATACGTTCGATCAGGGTAAAGTGAATGTTTACCGCGATGGGATACTGGCCGGTACCCAAACAGCATCCGCCTTCCCGGCACGCTGGACCGGCTTTTACGTAAGCGGCCAGGAGGGAGATGGTATTGACGGGGCGTTGGATGAATTCCGTATCTGGAGCACGGCCCGTACGGTTACAGAGATCCGTGAAAATATGTACCATCCGGTGGCTGCTGGTACACCGGGCCTGAAGGCTTATCTGCAGGGACAGGGCCAGCCAGGCGCCGGCTATTTTACAGAAGTATCGCCCAATGCCTATATGGTGGTGGCAGACAGTGATGTAAAACGGGAAGCGTCGGCAGTGCCGGTAGCGATGGGCGTAAGCCGGTCGGCAACCGTGCAGCAGGCAGGTCGTTATGTATTTGATCAGACCGGGCTGGTATTGGATTATGCCGCTACCGGCAGTTATCCGAAGGGCGAAGTGGTAGTGAGCCGTTTACAGGCAACACCGTATGCCGCGCCGGTAGGAGATAAGCCGGTTGCCGGTTATTGGGTCGTACGGAATTACGGGGATAGTGCAGCGGCGGCCATTGCAGCGATAACGTGGCCTGGTGTGGCAGACAGCCTCCTGAATCAACAGCTGCAACAGCGTAGTTTTCTGGCAACAGGTACCTGGCAGGCTGGCGGATATGGCCGGCCGGATACAGCAACCGGCGTGGTGGTAACAGGTCCGACCACCGATATCCGTAACAGCCAGCTGGTGCTGGTGGCCACCAACAATGCAGCCCCGGTATTTACCGTGCCGGCAGATAGGGTCGTAGTGAAAGATGATAGCTGTCGCTATCAGGCAGACCCGGCACAAACAGGTGTGCCGCAACAGGTAAAAGATGACACGGATACCTTGCCGCTGATACGTTATATCGATAACAGGATCGCCGGTACCTGTGCCGGTGAAGACGTGATCGCCCGTACCTGGCAGGTGACAGACCATGCCGGCAGAACGGCTACACAGGTGCAGCGTATCACCGGGAAAGATACCACCGCACCGTTGATACGTTGTAAAACAGCGATGCAACGGAGTGCCGGTAGTGGCGGTTGTACATACCGGGCGGCAGGTAATGAGCTGGATGTAACGGCTACTGATAATTGCAGTGCCATCGGCTATGCCTATACGTTGCAGGGTGCTACGCAAGGCAGCGGCGCCGGTACCTTGAACGGGGTTGCTTTCAATGCCGGTGCCACCACGATTACCTGGACAGCA